The genome window GCCGAACAATATCGCAAGATGGATCAAATTCCTGAATACATCGCCATCCGCAAAGAAGTTCCTTTCATGGCAACCTGGGACGATCATGATTTCGGCGAACGCGATGGCGGATCCGACTTTAAAGGCAAAGACAATGCTCGCCGCGATTTCTTAAACTATTGGGGTTATGTTAAAAACAGCATTCCTTTAGAACAAAAGGGCATCTATCACGCGAAGATGATCGGACCAAAAAAGAAATCCGTGCAAGTGATCATGCTCGACACTCGCTATTTCCGCAGTCCTTTAAAAGAAAGCCCGGGGAATGAAGGCAAAGCGCAGGATTATATCCCGCAAGATGAAGGCACGATCTTAGGAGAAGCTCAATGGGAGTGGCTGGAAACACAGCTGAAGCGTCCTGCGGAAGTGCGCTTTATTGTTTCAAGTATTCAGTTGATTGCGAACGATCCCAAATACGAAAAATGGGGCAACTTCCCGAAAGAACGTCAGCGCTTCTTTGACTTGTTAAAGTCCACGCGCGCGAAGAATGTGATTTTGTTAAGCGGCGATCGTCATATTGCTTCGATCTCTAAGATGGATCTGAAAAATTACGGTTCTTTGTACGAAATCACCTCTAGCTCTATCAACCGCGCCAATAAATACAGCGATGCGGATTCTCACTATGTCGGCCCGGTTTACAGCAAAGAAAATTTTGGTCTGGCTGATATCGACTGGAAAAAGAAGCTTGTCACTGTCGACATTCGCGGCTTCAACAATGAAGTCGTTAATTCTGTTAAAATCAAATTGCGCTAATTATTTATTTATCCGCGCGACTCCAATCCACTAACGGTGGATTGGGGTTTTCGGCAAACTTTCCGTTAAACAGAGTTCGCGCCCACATCACTGTTTCATCGATCGCCGAATCCAGGTGAGTTTCATCGACAACCACTGTTGGAATATCCAGATCTTGCGCTTTGTTTTGTGCATCATCGTAAGGTCCTTGAATCATCACTAAGCCTTTACAGACATTGGATTCGCGACAGACTTGCGCCATGTATTCCGCTCCGACACTGACTCCGACGCCGATGATTTTTTCTGGATTGATGGTACCGTGCTTTTGCATAAAGCTAAGAGCGCAATGGATGTCTTCAGTGCGCTTTGAAGGCGACTCCCATGATTGCGCCGCCCCTTCATCTTCCGAATAGTAGCTATGATCCATCACGAGGCAGGCAAAACCTTCTTCACTCACTTCGCGCGCAATATAGTGCGTGATTTGGTTGGTGGCTCCTGTCATCGAACCTTCAAATAACAATCCGACCAGATGTTCGGAAGAATTTTTAGGTAGATAAAGGCAGCCTTCCAACAAACGTCCTTGCGAAGTAAACGTGATGGTGAGTTTCATAGCGGACCTCCCCGTTTCTAGTAGGATAGAAAATCTTGTCCTTATTCGGAAATGAGGGTTTGTTTGGTTGAGGAAAAACAAAGGTTGTTGTGTTGAAAGGCAATCAAATGCGTACAATAGGGACGATTTCACTTCCACCGTGGCAGTAAGCACTTGCGTCAGCGGGAAGAGCTTTAGTTCGATTCGGAAGGCCTGCTTTAAAAGCTTTGATTATTTTTTTGAGCTATTCTTCGTAACTAACTAACTAACTAACTAACTAACTAACTAACTAACTGATTAACTGACTACTAACTGACTACTGACTGACTACTGACTGACTACTGACTGACTACTGACTGACTACTGACTTACTAACTTACTAACTAACTGACTGACCTTAATAAATAATAGCTTAGTAACCTATTAAGTTAATAAAAAATCTATCTATTAAATTAACAATTCGATACCCACTCAATTAAATTAGTTGTCCATCAAACTTAAATTAATCATAAAATTCCGCGCAATCCGCAGCGCCCTCGATTTCGCCTCGGAAGCTTTTAAGCCCACAAAATTCTCATCCACAGTCTGCGTGAATAAGCGCAGCCATTGCTCGAAGTGACCCTGTTGCAAATTCAACTTCATATGCGGAGGGAAAGGCCTGCCGCGATAGGTATCTTCTCCCAACAACAAGTCAGCCCAAAAGTTGTAAAGCTTTGGCAAATGTTCTTCCCAATCCACTTTCGCGACGTCGGTGAATATGGGACCAATATAAGGATCTTGACGCACCTTCGAGTAAAACTCGTCGACTAACAACCTGATGTCTTCGCGGTTCTCAATGGGTTTTCTTGTTTTCATAATATCTTTCTTTTGCCTTCGTGAAATTACTTCTCCACGAACTCTTCAAGTGCTTTGTCGCCAGTTCATTCCGACAAAGATGCAATGACCTCAGCTACATTTTCGCGAATCACTTTATCACTATAAAAATATTCCGTTCACTCAACCGCTTCCGCGAAAAAGAGCCTGGTACCTTAAGCGATGGGAAGGACGTCGAGATCTTTTTGGCGGATCTTGCGCAGTTCTTCCGGAATGCTTTTTAATATCGCTTCGCCTAAAGCTTCGATCAATTCGTTTTTGTAGTGCTCGCGGCGATACACCAAACCGATTTCGCGGGCTGGGATCGGTCGTTCGAATTGCACTAAGTGACTGCGATCGCCAATGTGTTCGGCCGCTAGGTAAGGCAGCAAAGTGTAGCCTCCATACAGATCGACGAGGTTCTTCAGCGTTTCTAAACTTCCGCTTTCGAATTTATAACGTCGACCGCCGCCCTTATTTTTTCTGACCGAACACAGATCCAATACTTGATTGCGCAAGCAGTGACCTTCTTCCAGCAACCAAATATCTTCCATACTGAGACTTTGATATTTTATCTTTTTCATTTGCGCGTACTCGTGATTTTTTTCGCACAAGACCGAAAATGGCTCATAGTACAAAGGGTACTCAAACATCTTTGCCATCTTCGTCGGCGTCGCTAAAATTCCAACGTCGATTTCATCGGCATTCAAGGCTTCCAAAATCTGATCGGTTTGCAGCTCTTTAATGTTGAGCTCTACCTCGGGAAACAGTTCTTCGCAAACTGGCAGCAGGCGCGGCAATAAATATGGAGCCACGGTGGGGATGACACCGACCACCAAGCTTCCCTGCTTCGCCCCCTTTTTTTCGTGTTGAATCAGACTTTCGATCTTTCGTGCCTCAAACAGGACTGTTTGCATTTGAGATATTAGCTTTTTTCCCATCTGTGTCAGAAGAACTGGCTTTTTCGAGCGGTCAAAGATCACGACGCCCAAATCCTCTTCTAATTTCTGGATCTGCATACTCAACGTAGGTTGAGTCACAAAGCAGGCCTCTGCCGCCTTCGCAAAATGTCCGTATTTATGCACTGCCATGACGTATTCGAGCTGCGTCAAAGAAAAGTTCGTTTTTGGCGTCATAAACTGCTCCTTTATGAGGCAATTCTATCGAGATAGAGAAAATCTATCAATGGATATTTATAATCGATTTCACCAAAAGGGGTTGATCCTCTATTCTGATCGACGAAAGATGTTCACTAACAGAAAGCTGCTAGTGGACCTCATAATTTTTAGGCTCACGAGCCCATACAAAACAACCATTTTATTCGAAGGAGAATAAATGCTTACTCTAATCAACACGCAAGTGCCTGAATTCAAAGTTCAAGCTTATCACCACAATGATTTCAAAACTGTGACTCACAACGACCTTAAAGGTAAATGGTCTATCTTCTTCTTCTACCCAGCAGACTTCACATTCGTATGCCCTACTGAATTGGGTGACATGGCTGATAAATATGCTGATTTCCAAAAATTGGGCGTAGAAGTTTACGGTGTTTCTACAGACACTCACTTCACACACAAAGCATGGCATGATGCTTCTGATACAATCAAAAAAATCAAATACCCAATGTTGGCTGACCCTACATTCCAATTGACTCGCGCTTTCGGCGTACACATTGAAGAAGAAGGTCTTGCTTACCGCGGTACTTTCCTAGTGAACCCTGCTGGTAAAATCGTACTAGCTGAAGTTCAAGACAACGGTATCGGCCGTAACGCTGATGAGTTGTTCCGTAAAGTCCAAGCGGCTCAATACATCGCTGCAAACCCAGGCGAAGTATGCCCAGCTAAATGGACTCCAGGTAAATCTACTTTGAAACCAGGTCTAGACCTAGTTGGTAAAATCTAATTTAGATTTTCGCTTTCTTCCCCGCTGGCAACGGCGGGGACACTTTTCCACCGGAACTTCTTAGCACGGAAAAGTGTTTTTATAAGGGTCAAATCCGCGGCGTGAGCGCAAGTCAGCGACAAGACGTTGACCTTTATAAAAACACTTTTGGAGGTTTGAAATGTTGGATTCTTCTCTCTTAGAACAACTCAAATCAGTCTTCGCATCTCTCGAAAATACAGTCGAACTTGTAGTTGAAAACAGCACGCACGACGACAACAAAGATCTTCTTGAAATGTTGAACGAAGTGGCGAGCACTTCAGATAAAATCACCGTTCGCAATAGCGGCGGTACTTCGCCGATGCCTCAGTTTCATATTGCTTACAAAGGCAAACCGACGGGCATCGTGTTTAAAGGCATTCCAGGTGGTCACGAATTCACTTCGTTGATCCTGGCGATCTTAAACACCGATGGCAAAGGAAAAGCTCTAGACAGCTTGATGGCAAGTCGGGTGAAGCGTTTGAAAAAGAACATCACGATTCAGTCTTACATCTCTTTGACCTGTGAGAACTGTCCTGACGTGGTTCAAGCCTTGAATCAATTTGCGCTTGTTCACGGAAGCATGCGCCATGAGATCATTGATGGTGGCTACGTTCAAGACGACGTTCAAGCTTTGGGCATTCAAGGTGTTCCAAGTCTGGTTGCGAATTCCAAGATGTTCCACTCGGGCCGCATTCAACTTTTGGATCTTTTAACGAAACTTGAAAACACATTCGGCGTGGACGACTCCGCTCCCGTTGAAGAGCCTGTGAACAAAAACTTGGGTCACTTCGATACTTTGGTGATCGGCGGTGGGCCTGCGGGCGCATCGGCTGCGATTTACACAGTTCGTAAGGGCTTAAGTGTTGCGATGATCACTGAAAAAATCGGCGGTCAGGTGCAAGAGACCAAAGGTATTGAGAATTTGATCTCTGTTGTTTACACGGAAGGTCCTCAATTGGCAGCGCAGTTGAATCAACACGTTGCTAGCTACCCGATTAAACTTTTTGAAAACCGTCGTGTTAAAAAGATTCACACGAAAGACGGCATCAAAGCCATCGAACTTGAAAGTGGCGAACATCTGACAGCCGATGCGGTGATCGTGACAACGGGTGCGAAGTGGCGTGAGCTGAACGTCGAAGGTGAAAAAGACTATCTGGGTCGTGGCGTCGCTTACTGCCCTCACTGTGATGGTCCTTTCTACA of Bdellovibrio bacteriovorus contains these proteins:
- the ahpF gene encoding alkyl hydroperoxide reductase subunit F; this encodes MLDSSLLEQLKSVFASLENTVELVVENSTHDDNKDLLEMLNEVASTSDKITVRNSGGTSPMPQFHIAYKGKPTGIVFKGIPGGHEFTSLILAILNTDGKGKALDSLMASRVKRLKKNITIQSYISLTCENCPDVVQALNQFALVHGSMRHEIIDGGYVQDDVQALGIQGVPSLVANSKMFHSGRIQLLDLLTKLENTFGVDDSAPVEEPVNKNLGHFDTLVIGGGPAGASAAIYTVRKGLSVAMITEKIGGQVQETKGIENLISVVYTEGPQLAAQLNQHVASYPIKLFENRRVKKIHTKDGIKAIELESGEHLTADAVIVTTGAKWRELNVEGEKDYLGRGVAYCPHCDGPFYKGKKVAVIGGGNSGVEAAIDLAGIVREVVVFEYNDQLKADKILVDKLKSLPNASIITSAKTQKVIGDGQKVTQLEYVDRSLDKTEKIDLDGVFVQIGLVPNSQFLKDTVNLSKFGEIIVDEKGRTSEAGIYAAGDVTTTPYKQIVIAMGEGAKAALAAFEDRMYKHN
- the ahpC gene encoding alkyl hydroperoxide reductase subunit C — its product is MLTLINTQVPEFKVQAYHHNDFKTVTHNDLKGKWSIFFFYPADFTFVCPTELGDMADKYADFQKLGVEVYGVSTDTHFTHKAWHDASDTIKKIKYPMLADPTFQLTRAFGVHIEEEGLAYRGTFLVNPAGKIVLAEVQDNGIGRNADELFRKVQAAQYIAANPGEVCPAKWTPGKSTLKPGLDLVGKI
- a CDS encoding alpha/beta hydrolase, translating into MKLTITFTSQGRLLEGCLYLPKNSSEHLVGLLFEGSMTGATNQITHYIAREVSEEGFACLVMDHSYYSEDEGAAQSWESPSKRTEDIHCALSFMQKHGTINPEKIIGVGVSVGAEYMAQVCRESNVCKGLVMIQGPYDDAQNKAQDLDIPTVVVDETHLDSAIDETVMWARTLFNGKFAENPNPPLVDWSRADK
- a CDS encoding hydrogen peroxide-inducible genes activator — translated: MTPKTNFSLTQLEYVMAVHKYGHFAKAAEACFVTQPTLSMQIQKLEEDLGVVIFDRSKKPVLLTQMGKKLISQMQTVLFEARKIESLIQHEKKGAKQGSLVVGVIPTVAPYLLPRLLPVCEELFPEVELNIKELQTDQILEALNADEIDVGILATPTKMAKMFEYPLYYEPFSVLCEKNHEYAQMKKIKYQSLSMEDIWLLEEGHCLRNQVLDLCSVRKNKGGGRRYKFESGSLETLKNLVDLYGGYTLLPYLAAEHIGDRSHLVQFERPIPAREIGLVYRREHYKNELIEALGEAILKSIPEELRKIRQKDLDVLPIA
- a CDS encoding group III truncated hemoglobin translates to MKTRKPIENREDIRLLVDEFYSKVRQDPYIGPIFTDVAKVDWEEHLPKLYNFWADLLLGEDTYRGRPFPPHMKLNLQQGHFEQWLRLFTQTVDENFVGLKASEAKSRALRIARNFMINLSLMDN
- a CDS encoding alkaline phosphatase D family protein, with the protein product MKKILLLSLFILGCAQTAKHDSGSSTSATYISSLPSQEIVYEKPVNKIAFGSCANQDQPEPLWKDVLQAKPDLFLFMGDNVYASHPTQQPIAEQYRKMDQIPEYIAIRKEVPFMATWDDHDFGERDGGSDFKGKDNARRDFLNYWGYVKNSIPLEQKGIYHAKMIGPKKKSVQVIMLDTRYFRSPLKESPGNEGKAQDYIPQDEGTILGEAQWEWLETQLKRPAEVRFIVSSIQLIANDPKYEKWGNFPKERQRFFDLLKSTRAKNVILLSGDRHIASISKMDLKNYGSLYEITSSSINRANKYSDADSHYVGPVYSKENFGLADIDWKKKLVTVDIRGFNNEVVNSVKIKLR